Proteins encoded by one window of Oreochromis niloticus isolate F11D_XX linkage group LG17, O_niloticus_UMD_NMBU, whole genome shotgun sequence:
- the lrguk gene encoding leucine-rich repeat and guanylate kinase domain-containing protein isoform X4, which translates to MNETGEQFPSASLSSCLPGSLTDAASAETPTCTELEENGGMEVKQMSLYKRSGKIKQHSKKDGVLTAEMISNSIFQLGRFGTGLQHSFYILSLPSHNLSDISVLCSYVHLQKLELPHNKIQDLSCVSHMPYLVMLDASYNEISNFFEFQPPKNLKEVNFSHNRMTKMRDLSAYASLTKLDLDYNSFSEISGLEQCCRLTHLSLAHNKISRISGLGGLPLTHLCLRGNHLEKIEGLEHLKSLQVLDLSQNRITSLSGLENLHLLGSLNLEKNLVSEIQECKHIHDLLLLRDLSLVENPVQEQPDYKLAVIFLLQHLTVLDQEAVTVEEKVSSVNMYDPPMDVVAARDHITHLVYQLMQPQVLYESTLPSTDFPYPMLVLTGPRGCGKRELTHRLCQEFNEYFAYGICHTTRGPYFGEENGLDYHFVSEEVFQSMIHTGKLIQTIQYGGHSYGLTRDAVENVAREGLACCVHMELEGVVSLKKSYFEPRYILLIPTQVEKYIGHLKARGLYTQAQMDAAVSRIELYANTNRQRPGFFDNVIPCDDWEDAYKTLRQAVKEYLLLEEQEEGENNNRASPDNTSTGHNPEEKPLSPVSMSGSTLTSHSARALDPSDISYRSYFTKIQEELHPQKSSTELASIRRREQLVREAIVGKSPGVYSQLFKSSAQPAPSSVHNDDSGNIFQEDSGSDDSRASSALSVPSSAGAFSGLAEPLHVSVMGHASETLKDHVPSSQTPNDPHPGADQLAAAVSPSSDRRPGSNVKPILPPIPTGRRTPAAPSLSPSPSPKPGMEEEGDANMEG; encoded by the exons ATGAATGAAACCGGCGAACAGTTTCCTTCCGCGTCGCTAAGCTCCTGCCTCCCAGGGTCCCTCACTGACGCTGCTTCAGCAGAGACCCCCACCTGCACTGAGCTGGAGGAAAACGGAGGGATGGAG GTAAAGCAGATGTCCTTGTACAAGAGGTCTGGGAAGATAAAACAGCACAGCAAG AAGGATGGTGTTTTAACCGCTGAGATGATTTCAAATAGTATATTTCAACTCGGACGCTTTGGCACTGGGCTCCAGCACTCATTCTACATCCTTTCTCTGCCT AGTCACAATCTCAGCGACATATCTGTGCTGTGCAGTTATGTCCATCTTCAAAAGCTGGAACTGCCACACAACAAAATTCAAG ATTTATCCTGCGTGAGCCACATGCCCTACCTTGTCATGCTGGACGCTTCCTATAATGAAATCTCAAACTTCTTTGAATTCCAGCCACCCAAGAACCTAAAG GAGGTGAACTTCTCCCACAACCGTATGACTAAAATGAGGGATTTGTCAGCCTATGCATCGCTAACTAAACTGGATCTAGACT ACAACAGCTTTAGTGAGAtcagtggtcttgagcaatgtTGCAGGCTCACCCATCTCAGCCTGGCACACAACAAGATCTCGAGGATCAGTGGCCTGGGTGGTTTGCCTCTCACACACCTCTGCCTT AGGGGGAACCATCTGGAGAAAATTGAAGGGTTAGAGCACCTGAAGAGCCTGCAGGTTCTCGATTTGTCTCAGAATCGCATCACCAGTCTTTCAGGCCTCGAGAACCTCCATCTGCTAGGCTCCCTCAACCTGGAGAAAAACCTG GTCAGTGAAATTCAAGAGTGCAAGCATATTCACGACCTTTTACTGTTGagggacctcagtttggtggaAAACCCTGTGCAG GAGCAACCTGATTACAAGCTGGCAGTCATCTTCCTCCTTCAGCATCTGACTGTGCTGGACCAAGAGGCAGTCACTGTTGAAGAAAAG GTGTCGTCAGTAAACATGTATGACCCTCCTATGGATGTGGTGGCAGCCAGGGATCACATAACCCATCTAGTGTATCAGCTGATGCAGCCCCAGGTCCTTTATGAAAG TACACTTCCCAGTACAGACTTTCCCTACCCCATGCTGGTGCTCACAGGTCCTCGAGGCTGTGGGAAGAGAGAGCTGACTCACAGACTGTGTCAAGAGTTCAACGAATACTTTGCTTATGG AATCTGTCACACCACAAGGGGGCCGTACTTTGGAGAAGAGAATGGACTTGATTACCATTTTGTGAGTGAGGAGGTGTTTCAGAGTATGATTCACACG GGTAAGCTTATCCAGACCATCCAGTATGGGGGACATAGTTATGGACTTACCAGAGATGCTGTAGAGAATGTGGCGAGAGAAGGATTGGCCTGTTGTGTGCATATGGAGCTGGAG GGTGTTGTCAGTCTAAAGAAGAGCTACTTTGAGCCTCGATACATCCTGCTCATCCCCACCCAGGTTGAAAAATACATAGGCCACCTTAAAGCCCGTGGACTCTACACCCAGGCACAAATGGATGCAGCAGTGTCACGTATAGAGCTCTACGCCAACACCAACAGGCAACGTCCAGGATTCTTCGATAATGTTATTCCCTGTG aTGACTGGGAAGACGCCTACAAGACACTGAGACAGGCAGTGAAGGAATACCTGTTGctagaggagcaggaggagggagAGAACAACAACAGAGCATCCCCTGACAACACCTCCACAG GTCATAATCCAGAAGAGAAGCCACTGTCGCCTGTGTCAATGTCAGGATCGACACTCACGTCACACTCAGCCAGAGCTCTGGACCCCTCTGATATCTCCTACAGATCGTATTTTACCAAGATCCAAGAAGAGCTCCACCCTCAAAAGAGCTCCACT GAGCTAGCTTCTATCAGGAGGCGTGAGCAGCTGGTGAGGGAGGCTATAGTGGGGAAGAGTCCAGGGGTTTACAGCCAGCTCTTCAAAAG tTCTGCTCAACCAGCGCCGTCATCTGTGCATAATGATGATTCTGGTAACATTTTTCAAGAGGACAGCGG CTCGGATGATTCTCGTGCCAGCTCAGCTTTGTCTGTGCCCAGTTCAGCCGGTGCCTTCTCTGGCTTAGCAGAACCGCTACATGTCTCAGTCATGGGACATGCTTCGGAAACACTTAAAG ACCACGTTCCATCCAGCCAAACACCTAATGACCCCCATCCAGGAGCAGATCAACTAGCTGCAGCTGTGTCCCCCTCCTCTGATCGACGCCCAGGGTCCAACGTTAAGCCCATCCTGCCCCCAATCCCCACTGGGCGCAGGACCCCTGCAGCACCCAGCCTATCTCCTTCACCCAGCCCCAAACCAGGAATGGAAGAGGAAGGAGATGCAAACATGGAGGGATAG
- the lrguk gene encoding leucine-rich repeat and guanylate kinase domain-containing protein isoform X3 — MNETGEQFPSASLSSCLPGSLTDAASAETPTCTELEENGGMEVKQMSLYKRSGKIKQHSKKDGVLTAEMISNSIFQLGRFGTGLQHSFYILSLPSHNLSDISVLCSYVHLQKLELPHNKIQDLSCVSHMPYLVMLDASYNEISNFFEFQPPKNLKEVNFSHNRMTKMRDLSAYASLTKLDLDYNSFSEISGLEQCCRLTHLSLAHNKISRISGLGGLPLTHLCLRGNHLEKIEGLEHLKSLQVLDLSQNRITSLSGLENLHLLGSLNLEKNLVSEIQECKHIHDLLLLRDLSLVENPVQEQPDYKLAVIFLLQHLTVLDQEAVTVEEKVSSVNMYDPPMDVVAARDHITHLVYQLMQPQVLYESSTLPSTDFPYPMLVLTGPRGCGKRELTHRLCQEFNEYFAYGICHTTRGPYFGEENGLDYHFVSEEVFQSMIHTGKLIQTIQYGGHSYGLTRDAVENVAREGLACCVHMELEGVVSLKKSYFEPRYILLIPTQVEKYIGHLKARGLYTQAQMDAAVSRIELYANTNRQRPGFFDNVIPCDDWEDAYKTLRQAVKEYLLLEEQEEGENNNRASPDNTSTGHNPEEKPLSPVSMSGSTLTSHSARALDPSDISYRSYFTKIQEELHPQKSSTELASIRRREQLVREAIVGKSPGVYSQLFKSSAQPAPSSVHNDDSGNIFQEDSGSDDSRASSALSVPSSAGAFSGLAEPLHVSVMGHASETLKDHVPSSQTPNDPHPGADQLAAAVSPSSDRRPGSNVKPILPPIPTGRRTPAAPSLSPSPSPKPGMEEEGDANMEG; from the exons ATGAATGAAACCGGCGAACAGTTTCCTTCCGCGTCGCTAAGCTCCTGCCTCCCAGGGTCCCTCACTGACGCTGCTTCAGCAGAGACCCCCACCTGCACTGAGCTGGAGGAAAACGGAGGGATGGAG GTAAAGCAGATGTCCTTGTACAAGAGGTCTGGGAAGATAAAACAGCACAGCAAG AAGGATGGTGTTTTAACCGCTGAGATGATTTCAAATAGTATATTTCAACTCGGACGCTTTGGCACTGGGCTCCAGCACTCATTCTACATCCTTTCTCTGCCT AGTCACAATCTCAGCGACATATCTGTGCTGTGCAGTTATGTCCATCTTCAAAAGCTGGAACTGCCACACAACAAAATTCAAG ATTTATCCTGCGTGAGCCACATGCCCTACCTTGTCATGCTGGACGCTTCCTATAATGAAATCTCAAACTTCTTTGAATTCCAGCCACCCAAGAACCTAAAG GAGGTGAACTTCTCCCACAACCGTATGACTAAAATGAGGGATTTGTCAGCCTATGCATCGCTAACTAAACTGGATCTAGACT ACAACAGCTTTAGTGAGAtcagtggtcttgagcaatgtTGCAGGCTCACCCATCTCAGCCTGGCACACAACAAGATCTCGAGGATCAGTGGCCTGGGTGGTTTGCCTCTCACACACCTCTGCCTT AGGGGGAACCATCTGGAGAAAATTGAAGGGTTAGAGCACCTGAAGAGCCTGCAGGTTCTCGATTTGTCTCAGAATCGCATCACCAGTCTTTCAGGCCTCGAGAACCTCCATCTGCTAGGCTCCCTCAACCTGGAGAAAAACCTG GTCAGTGAAATTCAAGAGTGCAAGCATATTCACGACCTTTTACTGTTGagggacctcagtttggtggaAAACCCTGTGCAG GAGCAACCTGATTACAAGCTGGCAGTCATCTTCCTCCTTCAGCATCTGACTGTGCTGGACCAAGAGGCAGTCACTGTTGAAGAAAAG GTGTCGTCAGTAAACATGTATGACCCTCCTATGGATGTGGTGGCAGCCAGGGATCACATAACCCATCTAGTGTATCAGCTGATGCAGCCCCAGGTCCTTTATGAAAG CAGTACACTTCCCAGTACAGACTTTCCCTACCCCATGCTGGTGCTCACAGGTCCTCGAGGCTGTGGGAAGAGAGAGCTGACTCACAGACTGTGTCAAGAGTTCAACGAATACTTTGCTTATGG AATCTGTCACACCACAAGGGGGCCGTACTTTGGAGAAGAGAATGGACTTGATTACCATTTTGTGAGTGAGGAGGTGTTTCAGAGTATGATTCACACG GGTAAGCTTATCCAGACCATCCAGTATGGGGGACATAGTTATGGACTTACCAGAGATGCTGTAGAGAATGTGGCGAGAGAAGGATTGGCCTGTTGTGTGCATATGGAGCTGGAG GGTGTTGTCAGTCTAAAGAAGAGCTACTTTGAGCCTCGATACATCCTGCTCATCCCCACCCAGGTTGAAAAATACATAGGCCACCTTAAAGCCCGTGGACTCTACACCCAGGCACAAATGGATGCAGCAGTGTCACGTATAGAGCTCTACGCCAACACCAACAGGCAACGTCCAGGATTCTTCGATAATGTTATTCCCTGTG aTGACTGGGAAGACGCCTACAAGACACTGAGACAGGCAGTGAAGGAATACCTGTTGctagaggagcaggaggagggagAGAACAACAACAGAGCATCCCCTGACAACACCTCCACAG GTCATAATCCAGAAGAGAAGCCACTGTCGCCTGTGTCAATGTCAGGATCGACACTCACGTCACACTCAGCCAGAGCTCTGGACCCCTCTGATATCTCCTACAGATCGTATTTTACCAAGATCCAAGAAGAGCTCCACCCTCAAAAGAGCTCCACT GAGCTAGCTTCTATCAGGAGGCGTGAGCAGCTGGTGAGGGAGGCTATAGTGGGGAAGAGTCCAGGGGTTTACAGCCAGCTCTTCAAAAG tTCTGCTCAACCAGCGCCGTCATCTGTGCATAATGATGATTCTGGTAACATTTTTCAAGAGGACAGCGG CTCGGATGATTCTCGTGCCAGCTCAGCTTTGTCTGTGCCCAGTTCAGCCGGTGCCTTCTCTGGCTTAGCAGAACCGCTACATGTCTCAGTCATGGGACATGCTTCGGAAACACTTAAAG ACCACGTTCCATCCAGCCAAACACCTAATGACCCCCATCCAGGAGCAGATCAACTAGCTGCAGCTGTGTCCCCCTCCTCTGATCGACGCCCAGGGTCCAACGTTAAGCCCATCCTGCCCCCAATCCCCACTGGGCGCAGGACCCCTGCAGCACCCAGCCTATCTCCTTCACCCAGCCCCAAACCAGGAATGGAAGAGGAAGGAGATGCAAACATGGAGGGATAG
- the lrguk gene encoding leucine-rich repeat and guanylate kinase domain-containing protein isoform X1, producing the protein MNETGEQFPSASLSSCLPGSLTDAASAETPTCTELEENGGMEVKQMSLYKRSGKIKQHSKKDGVLTAEMISNSIFQLGRFGTGLQHSFYILSLPSHNLSDISVLCSYVHLQKLELPHNKIQDLSCVSHMPYLVMLDASYNEISNFFEFQPPKNLKEVNFSHNRMTKMRDLSAYASLTKLDLDYNSFSEISGLEQCCRLTHLSLAHNKISRISGLGGLPLTHLCLRGNHLEKIEGLEHLKSLQVLDLSQNRITSLSGLENLHLLGSLNLEKNLVSEIQECKHIHDLLLLRDLSLVENPVQEQPDYKLAVIFLLQHLTVLDQEAVTVEEKVSSVNMYDPPMDVVAARDHITHLVYQLMQPQVLYESSTLPSTDFPYPMLVLTGPRGCGKRELTHRLCQEFNEYFAYGICHTTRGPYFGEENGLDYHFVSEEVFQSMIHTQWEMFFQGKLIQTIQYGGHSYGLTRDAVENVAREGLACCVHMELEGVVSLKKSYFEPRYILLIPTQVEKYIGHLKARGLYTQAQMDAAVSRIELYANTNRQRPGFFDNVIPCDDWEDAYKTLRQAVKEYLLLEEQEEGENNNRASPDNTSTGHNPEEKPLSPVSMSGSTLTSHSARALDPSDISYRSYFTKIQEELHPQKSSTELASIRRREQLVREAIVGKSPGVYSQLFKSSAQPAPSSVHNDDSGNIFQEDSGSDDSRASSALSVPSSAGAFSGLAEPLHVSVMGHASETLKDHVPSSQTPNDPHPGADQLAAAVSPSSDRRPGSNVKPILPPIPTGRRTPAAPSLSPSPSPKPGMEEEGDANMEG; encoded by the exons ATGAATGAAACCGGCGAACAGTTTCCTTCCGCGTCGCTAAGCTCCTGCCTCCCAGGGTCCCTCACTGACGCTGCTTCAGCAGAGACCCCCACCTGCACTGAGCTGGAGGAAAACGGAGGGATGGAG GTAAAGCAGATGTCCTTGTACAAGAGGTCTGGGAAGATAAAACAGCACAGCAAG AAGGATGGTGTTTTAACCGCTGAGATGATTTCAAATAGTATATTTCAACTCGGACGCTTTGGCACTGGGCTCCAGCACTCATTCTACATCCTTTCTCTGCCT AGTCACAATCTCAGCGACATATCTGTGCTGTGCAGTTATGTCCATCTTCAAAAGCTGGAACTGCCACACAACAAAATTCAAG ATTTATCCTGCGTGAGCCACATGCCCTACCTTGTCATGCTGGACGCTTCCTATAATGAAATCTCAAACTTCTTTGAATTCCAGCCACCCAAGAACCTAAAG GAGGTGAACTTCTCCCACAACCGTATGACTAAAATGAGGGATTTGTCAGCCTATGCATCGCTAACTAAACTGGATCTAGACT ACAACAGCTTTAGTGAGAtcagtggtcttgagcaatgtTGCAGGCTCACCCATCTCAGCCTGGCACACAACAAGATCTCGAGGATCAGTGGCCTGGGTGGTTTGCCTCTCACACACCTCTGCCTT AGGGGGAACCATCTGGAGAAAATTGAAGGGTTAGAGCACCTGAAGAGCCTGCAGGTTCTCGATTTGTCTCAGAATCGCATCACCAGTCTTTCAGGCCTCGAGAACCTCCATCTGCTAGGCTCCCTCAACCTGGAGAAAAACCTG GTCAGTGAAATTCAAGAGTGCAAGCATATTCACGACCTTTTACTGTTGagggacctcagtttggtggaAAACCCTGTGCAG GAGCAACCTGATTACAAGCTGGCAGTCATCTTCCTCCTTCAGCATCTGACTGTGCTGGACCAAGAGGCAGTCACTGTTGAAGAAAAG GTGTCGTCAGTAAACATGTATGACCCTCCTATGGATGTGGTGGCAGCCAGGGATCACATAACCCATCTAGTGTATCAGCTGATGCAGCCCCAGGTCCTTTATGAAAG CAGTACACTTCCCAGTACAGACTTTCCCTACCCCATGCTGGTGCTCACAGGTCCTCGAGGCTGTGGGAAGAGAGAGCTGACTCACAGACTGTGTCAAGAGTTCAACGAATACTTTGCTTATGG AATCTGTCACACCACAAGGGGGCCGTACTTTGGAGAAGAGAATGGACTTGATTACCATTTTGTGAGTGAGGAGGTGTTTCAGAGTATGATTCACACG CAATGGGAAATGTTCTTTCAGGGTAAGCTTATCCAGACCATCCAGTATGGGGGACATAGTTATGGACTTACCAGAGATGCTGTAGAGAATGTGGCGAGAGAAGGATTGGCCTGTTGTGTGCATATGGAGCTGGAG GGTGTTGTCAGTCTAAAGAAGAGCTACTTTGAGCCTCGATACATCCTGCTCATCCCCACCCAGGTTGAAAAATACATAGGCCACCTTAAAGCCCGTGGACTCTACACCCAGGCACAAATGGATGCAGCAGTGTCACGTATAGAGCTCTACGCCAACACCAACAGGCAACGTCCAGGATTCTTCGATAATGTTATTCCCTGTG aTGACTGGGAAGACGCCTACAAGACACTGAGACAGGCAGTGAAGGAATACCTGTTGctagaggagcaggaggagggagAGAACAACAACAGAGCATCCCCTGACAACACCTCCACAG GTCATAATCCAGAAGAGAAGCCACTGTCGCCTGTGTCAATGTCAGGATCGACACTCACGTCACACTCAGCCAGAGCTCTGGACCCCTCTGATATCTCCTACAGATCGTATTTTACCAAGATCCAAGAAGAGCTCCACCCTCAAAAGAGCTCCACT GAGCTAGCTTCTATCAGGAGGCGTGAGCAGCTGGTGAGGGAGGCTATAGTGGGGAAGAGTCCAGGGGTTTACAGCCAGCTCTTCAAAAG tTCTGCTCAACCAGCGCCGTCATCTGTGCATAATGATGATTCTGGTAACATTTTTCAAGAGGACAGCGG CTCGGATGATTCTCGTGCCAGCTCAGCTTTGTCTGTGCCCAGTTCAGCCGGTGCCTTCTCTGGCTTAGCAGAACCGCTACATGTCTCAGTCATGGGACATGCTTCGGAAACACTTAAAG ACCACGTTCCATCCAGCCAAACACCTAATGACCCCCATCCAGGAGCAGATCAACTAGCTGCAGCTGTGTCCCCCTCCTCTGATCGACGCCCAGGGTCCAACGTTAAGCCCATCCTGCCCCCAATCCCCACTGGGCGCAGGACCCCTGCAGCACCCAGCCTATCTCCTTCACCCAGCCCCAAACCAGGAATGGAAGAGGAAGGAGATGCAAACATGGAGGGATAG
- the lrguk gene encoding leucine-rich repeat and guanylate kinase domain-containing protein isoform X5, whose translation MNETGEQFPSASLSSCLPGSLTDAASAETPTCTELEENGGMEKDGVLTAEMISNSIFQLGRFGTGLQHSFYILSLPSHNLSDISVLCSYVHLQKLELPHNKIQDLSCVSHMPYLVMLDASYNEISNFFEFQPPKNLKEVNFSHNRMTKMRDLSAYASLTKLDLDYNSFSEISGLEQCCRLTHLSLAHNKISRISGLGGLPLTHLCLRGNHLEKIEGLEHLKSLQVLDLSQNRITSLSGLENLHLLGSLNLEKNLVSEIQECKHIHDLLLLRDLSLVENPVQEQPDYKLAVIFLLQHLTVLDQEAVTVEEKVSSVNMYDPPMDVVAARDHITHLVYQLMQPQVLYESSTLPSTDFPYPMLVLTGPRGCGKRELTHRLCQEFNEYFAYGICHTTRGPYFGEENGLDYHFVSEEVFQSMIHTQWEMFFQGKLIQTIQYGGHSYGLTRDAVENVAREGLACCVHMELEGVVSLKKSYFEPRYILLIPTQVEKYIGHLKARGLYTQAQMDAAVSRIELYANTNRQRPGFFDNVIPCDDWEDAYKTLRQAVKEYLLLEEQEEGENNNRASPDNTSTGHNPEEKPLSPVSMSGSTLTSHSARALDPSDISYRSYFTKIQEELHPQKSSTELASIRRREQLVREAIVGKSPGVYSQLFKSSAQPAPSSVHNDDSGNIFQEDSGSDDSRASSALSVPSSAGAFSGLAEPLHVSVMGHASETLKDHVPSSQTPNDPHPGADQLAAAVSPSSDRRPGSNVKPILPPIPTGRRTPAAPSLSPSPSPKPGMEEEGDANMEG comes from the exons ATGAATGAAACCGGCGAACAGTTTCCTTCCGCGTCGCTAAGCTCCTGCCTCCCAGGGTCCCTCACTGACGCTGCTTCAGCAGAGACCCCCACCTGCACTGAGCTGGAGGAAAACGGAGGGATGGAG AAGGATGGTGTTTTAACCGCTGAGATGATTTCAAATAGTATATTTCAACTCGGACGCTTTGGCACTGGGCTCCAGCACTCATTCTACATCCTTTCTCTGCCT AGTCACAATCTCAGCGACATATCTGTGCTGTGCAGTTATGTCCATCTTCAAAAGCTGGAACTGCCACACAACAAAATTCAAG ATTTATCCTGCGTGAGCCACATGCCCTACCTTGTCATGCTGGACGCTTCCTATAATGAAATCTCAAACTTCTTTGAATTCCAGCCACCCAAGAACCTAAAG GAGGTGAACTTCTCCCACAACCGTATGACTAAAATGAGGGATTTGTCAGCCTATGCATCGCTAACTAAACTGGATCTAGACT ACAACAGCTTTAGTGAGAtcagtggtcttgagcaatgtTGCAGGCTCACCCATCTCAGCCTGGCACACAACAAGATCTCGAGGATCAGTGGCCTGGGTGGTTTGCCTCTCACACACCTCTGCCTT AGGGGGAACCATCTGGAGAAAATTGAAGGGTTAGAGCACCTGAAGAGCCTGCAGGTTCTCGATTTGTCTCAGAATCGCATCACCAGTCTTTCAGGCCTCGAGAACCTCCATCTGCTAGGCTCCCTCAACCTGGAGAAAAACCTG GTCAGTGAAATTCAAGAGTGCAAGCATATTCACGACCTTTTACTGTTGagggacctcagtttggtggaAAACCCTGTGCAG GAGCAACCTGATTACAAGCTGGCAGTCATCTTCCTCCTTCAGCATCTGACTGTGCTGGACCAAGAGGCAGTCACTGTTGAAGAAAAG GTGTCGTCAGTAAACATGTATGACCCTCCTATGGATGTGGTGGCAGCCAGGGATCACATAACCCATCTAGTGTATCAGCTGATGCAGCCCCAGGTCCTTTATGAAAG CAGTACACTTCCCAGTACAGACTTTCCCTACCCCATGCTGGTGCTCACAGGTCCTCGAGGCTGTGGGAAGAGAGAGCTGACTCACAGACTGTGTCAAGAGTTCAACGAATACTTTGCTTATGG AATCTGTCACACCACAAGGGGGCCGTACTTTGGAGAAGAGAATGGACTTGATTACCATTTTGTGAGTGAGGAGGTGTTTCAGAGTATGATTCACACG CAATGGGAAATGTTCTTTCAGGGTAAGCTTATCCAGACCATCCAGTATGGGGGACATAGTTATGGACTTACCAGAGATGCTGTAGAGAATGTGGCGAGAGAAGGATTGGCCTGTTGTGTGCATATGGAGCTGGAG GGTGTTGTCAGTCTAAAGAAGAGCTACTTTGAGCCTCGATACATCCTGCTCATCCCCACCCAGGTTGAAAAATACATAGGCCACCTTAAAGCCCGTGGACTCTACACCCAGGCACAAATGGATGCAGCAGTGTCACGTATAGAGCTCTACGCCAACACCAACAGGCAACGTCCAGGATTCTTCGATAATGTTATTCCCTGTG aTGACTGGGAAGACGCCTACAAGACACTGAGACAGGCAGTGAAGGAATACCTGTTGctagaggagcaggaggagggagAGAACAACAACAGAGCATCCCCTGACAACACCTCCACAG GTCATAATCCAGAAGAGAAGCCACTGTCGCCTGTGTCAATGTCAGGATCGACACTCACGTCACACTCAGCCAGAGCTCTGGACCCCTCTGATATCTCCTACAGATCGTATTTTACCAAGATCCAAGAAGAGCTCCACCCTCAAAAGAGCTCCACT GAGCTAGCTTCTATCAGGAGGCGTGAGCAGCTGGTGAGGGAGGCTATAGTGGGGAAGAGTCCAGGGGTTTACAGCCAGCTCTTCAAAAG tTCTGCTCAACCAGCGCCGTCATCTGTGCATAATGATGATTCTGGTAACATTTTTCAAGAGGACAGCGG CTCGGATGATTCTCGTGCCAGCTCAGCTTTGTCTGTGCCCAGTTCAGCCGGTGCCTTCTCTGGCTTAGCAGAACCGCTACATGTCTCAGTCATGGGACATGCTTCGGAAACACTTAAAG ACCACGTTCCATCCAGCCAAACACCTAATGACCCCCATCCAGGAGCAGATCAACTAGCTGCAGCTGTGTCCCCCTCCTCTGATCGACGCCCAGGGTCCAACGTTAAGCCCATCCTGCCCCCAATCCCCACTGGGCGCAGGACCCCTGCAGCACCCAGCCTATCTCCTTCACCCAGCCCCAAACCAGGAATGGAAGAGGAAGGAGATGCAAACATGGAGGGATAG